One part of the Streptomyces nigra genome encodes these proteins:
- a CDS encoding RNA-binding protein — MLEEALEHLVKGIVDNPDDVQVASRNLRRGRVLEVRVHPDDLGKVIGRNGRTARALRTVVGAIGGRGVRVDLVDVDHVR, encoded by the coding sequence ATGCTCGAGGAGGCTCTCGAGCACCTCGTGAAGGGCATCGTCGACAACCCTGACGATGTGCAGGTCGCCTCGCGCAACCTGCGCCGCGGGCGTGTGCTGGAGGTCAGGGTCCACCCCGACGACCTCGGGAAGGTGATCGGCCGCAACGGCCGCACCGCACGCGCTCTGCGCACCGTCGTGGGCGCCATCGGCGGCCGCGGTGTCCGTGTCGACCTCGTCGACGTGGACCACGTCCGCTGA